Proteins encoded by one window of Terriglobia bacterium:
- the pyk gene encoding pyruvate kinase — MIRRTKIVCTIGPASDSEDMIARLIAAGMNVARLNFSHGTPEYQRDLVRKVKRVRKALNKPVAILQDLQGPKIRIGIIGNGVVQLQPGQDFTLTTGTVQGDARRASVSLKTMVDDVKAGHPILLADGNIELRVEKIAGPDIHCRVIVGGPLSSHKGVNLPASEVHVESLTPKDRQDIVIGLEEGVDAIALSFVRKAADILACREILEGHGGKIPIVAKIEKHAAVDNIDSIVAVSQAVMVARGDLGVEIDLEKVPLVQKAIIHKCNALGKPVITATQMLLHMVDNPRPTRAEVNDVANAILDGADAVMLSEETAAGKYPAEAVMMMDRIARAAEDSLDTLKFENLPVEPVTEDAISSSSYFIAKEVGAAAIITPTWSGSTASRVSRFRPLMPVIATTPNEATLDFLSLCWGVIPLSIPSADTMDDMIRFSIDAARRAGHIEPGQHVVITGGAPLHVAGKTNFIKVETVE; from the coding sequence ATGATCCGCCGCACGAAGATCGTTTGTACGATCGGTCCCGCGTCCGACAGCGAGGACATGATCGCCAGACTGATCGCGGCGGGAATGAACGTCGCGCGGCTCAACTTTTCCCACGGCACGCCGGAGTATCAGCGGGACCTTGTGCGAAAGGTCAAACGTGTCCGGAAGGCCTTGAACAAGCCCGTCGCGATCCTGCAGGACCTGCAGGGGCCCAAGATTCGTATCGGAATCATCGGCAACGGCGTGGTCCAGCTCCAGCCGGGGCAGGATTTCACGCTCACCACCGGCACGGTTCAGGGCGACGCCCGCCGCGCCTCGGTTTCATTGAAGACGATGGTGGATGACGTGAAGGCCGGCCATCCGATTCTTCTCGCCGACGGCAACATCGAACTGCGTGTCGAGAAGATTGCCGGCCCGGACATTCATTGCCGTGTGATCGTCGGCGGACCGCTGAGCTCCCATAAAGGCGTCAACCTGCCGGCGTCGGAAGTGCATGTGGAATCGCTGACCCCGAAAGATCGCCAGGACATTGTTATCGGTCTTGAAGAAGGCGTCGATGCGATCGCTTTGAGCTTTGTCCGCAAGGCTGCCGATATCCTCGCTTGTCGAGAGATCCTCGAAGGGCATGGCGGGAAAATTCCGATCGTCGCAAAAATCGAAAAGCATGCGGCAGTCGATAACATCGACAGTATCGTCGCGGTTTCGCAGGCGGTCATGGTGGCTCGCGGCGACCTTGGCGTGGAGATCGATCTCGAAAAGGTGCCGCTGGTCCAGAAGGCGATCATTCATAAATGCAACGCGCTTGGGAAACCCGTCATCACCGCGACGCAGATGCTCCTGCATATGGTCGACAATCCGCGTCCGACGCGCGCGGAAGTTAACGATGTGGCCAACGCTATTCTCGATGGAGCCGATGCCGTCATGCTGTCCGAAGAAACAGCGGCAGGGAAGTATCCGGCGGAAGCCGTCATGATGATGGACCGCATTGCACGCGCGGCCGAGGATTCGCTCGATACGCTCAAGTTCGAGAATCTTCCGGTCGAGCCGGTTACGGAAGACGCCATCAGCAGCTCGAGCTACTTCATCGCCAAGGAGGTGGGCGCCGCCGCGATCATCACGCCGACCTGGTCGGGATCCACGGCCAGCCGGGTCTCCCGGTTTCGACCCCTGATGCCGGTCATCGCAACCACGCCGAACGAAGCCACGCTCGATTTCCTGTCCCTCTGCTGGGGCGTGATTCCGCTGTCGATCCCATCGGCGGACACCATGGACGACATGATTCGTTTCTCGATCGACGCTGCCCGCCGCGCCGGCCACATCGAACCGGGCCAGCACGTTGTGATTACCGGCGGGGCCCCCCTGCACGTTGCGGGGAAGACAAACTTCATCAAAGTTGAGACTGTGGAGTAA